In Mucilaginibacter celer, one DNA window encodes the following:
- a CDS encoding sterol desaturase family protein, protein MLLQISIDKLIETARVLLSIAGRYLVFAGLFYLFFYVWRKKAYWQAKIQQRYPENKHILREIAYSFITILIFGAVIMLVIYASKKGLTKIYPNISDHGYPYYIFSIVLMILVHDTYFYWTHRAMHWKPLFRLMHKTHHLSTNPTPFAAYAFHPLEAIIEIGIVPLIAFTIPYHGTALTIFSLYSLLLNVTGHLGYELFPKGFASHKLFKWHNTSTHHNMHHRLVKCNYGLYFNIWDRLMGTNHPNYEKSFEQVAARRSKSQTAQPVIEQEAIGS, encoded by the coding sequence ATGTTATTACAAATCTCCATCGATAAACTCATAGAAACCGCCCGGGTTCTGCTCTCCATAGCCGGACGTTACCTTGTATTTGCCGGTTTATTCTATTTGTTTTTTTATGTGTGGAGAAAGAAAGCATACTGGCAGGCCAAAATTCAGCAGCGCTACCCCGAAAATAAACACATCCTTAGGGAAATAGCTTATTCGTTTATTACCATACTGATATTTGGTGCGGTGATCATGCTGGTGATCTATGCAAGTAAAAAGGGTTTAACGAAGATCTACCCCAATATCAGCGATCATGGTTACCCATATTACATCTTCAGTATTGTATTGATGATATTAGTGCATGATACCTATTTTTATTGGACGCACCGGGCTATGCATTGGAAGCCCCTCTTTAGGCTGATGCATAAAACGCACCACCTGTCAACCAACCCTACTCCTTTTGCCGCTTATGCCTTTCACCCCTTAGAGGCTATTATAGAAATTGGCATTGTGCCGCTTATCGCTTTTACCATCCCATATCATGGAACAGCCTTAACCATTTTTTCGTTGTACTCTTTGTTGCTTAACGTTACAGGGCATTTAGGCTACGAGCTTTTTCCGAAAGGTTTTGCAAGCCATAAGCTGTTTAAATGGCATAACACCTCAACCCACCATAACATGCATCACCGGCTGGTGAAATGTAATTACGGTTTATACTTTAACATCTGGGACAGGCTGATGGGCACCAACCATCCCAACTATGAAAAAAGTTTTGAGCAGGTGGCTGCGAGGCGGAGCAAATCACAAACTGCGCAACCGGTAATTGAGCAGGAAGCTATTGGTAGTTAA